The genome window GAGAGAAGACTCTGAGCGTGCCTTTTATCCCTCACTCTTcactttatatttattttatttttggtaagGAGCTTCCAAATCCCTGAATCTAACCCAAATTCGAGCAGCAATTTACTTAGCAGTGGAAACGGTCCAGCACAAATCCCAGAGTCCCAAGTGTTTTCCTGAAAGATCTCCTTCCCCAGGCCCAGCATTATGTGTTTAGTTTGATGGCTGTTGCATTAGCTTGtaagcaaaatcaaaagcaGCTACGTTAGCTTGGAAGCTAAGATGGATACTAAGCTTCAGTACTCGTCTAATCAACACACTCAATTCATTTCAACATTCCATTAATGAGGCGGTGGGACATGGTGCAAGTGCAAAAGCATCTCCTTAGTTTGTTCCTAAAGCACTAAATAATGCAACtcctcccctcccccccccccccccccccaaacatgATTGAACTTCAGAATATATCTCAAGGCCAATTGCACATTACAAACTTCATTGGAATTGTGCATTAGAAATCAACGAACGGACCCAGTTTATGAAAATATCAACAACTCTACGGTGATGAGAGATGATAAGGTTCACGTCACGCGCAgtggtcccttttttttttttttgataaataaaaaaaagaaaagaaaagaaaagaaaattgcaaaCAGTTTGTGTAGAGTGAGTGAATGCGGCTGGGATTCATATTTGCATAATTAATACATCCTGCTCGAAGGCAAGGGAACGCACGTGTACACTTCTTTGTCAGTTTTCAGGAAGCAGGCATTGGATATCCTTCAGGGGTTTAAATAAATCTTTAATTAAAGGAGGATTCTTAATTTGATGTCCAGGAACGGTCGAGCTGCGATCGTGGCGGTTGATTTTATTTctgaacataaaaaaaaaaaaaaatcagatatTTAGTGTTGGGATTGATCATGATGACCAGAATGTCAGTATCGCGTCTGCCCCACAACAAAAGAAGAACAGAGAAGATGGCCTGTTCTCTTCTCTGtcattcggaaaatttcggttgCAAGTGGGTCACGCATCCCAAGCACCGGCAAGCAGGAAGAATGACGACCTCCCACCCACTCCACCCCCGCCCCACTCCTCATCCCTCTTAATTCTTTTATCGAAGTGATCAGGAGTATATATGAAGCGTCCATGCATGTCTCTCACTCTCCAAATGAGTAAATTCGATCCCTATCTTCTTCCTTTTATCTTTACAGAATTAGGATACACGTACCCACCCTTGAGATTGGACAGTTGGAGATAGAATGAAGAAGCTGAATCTGGTGCTCAAAAGGTGCAAGACACTGTCCCGACAACTGGGCAGGACTTCGTCCTACAGTAGCCTGAGGTCCAAGTCCTCCGCTGGAGATCATCAAGCTGATGATCATATGTGGGGTTCTGCTGCCCACATGGTACTGGCACAGGATGATCGCGAAAAACGAGATGCTAGCACAAATCACGAGGATTGTGAGACAGTGGTGGTATTTGTTGGGAGTTCGAGAAGGCGGTTCCTGG of Coffea arabica cultivar ET-39 chromosome 5c, Coffea Arabica ET-39 HiFi, whole genome shotgun sequence contains these proteins:
- the LOC113689999 gene encoding auxin-responsive protein SAUR78-like — protein: MKKLNLVLKRCKTLSRQLGRTSSYSSLRSKSSAGDHQADDHMWGSAAHMVLAQDDREKRDASTNHEDCETVVVFVGSSRRRFLVKSKYLSHPLLKAIIQKSNKNPAGEDLSVKCEVVLFDHLLWMLDNADPNLASDTLSLEELADLYVF